CCAATTATTTTCGGAACAAGGAAACTTTTAGCTGAGAGAACATAATAGAAATACACAAAAAATAAAATGTATTTTAATCAAAGGGATATAATTATTTATATTTAGTAGTAGGACTTATTGAATCTAGATAGCCTTTAACATTTTTGTAAAGCCCTCGTACGGAAAACTGAGTATCATTAATTTTAGGCTCTTCGATTTCAAGATTTTCTTTGCTGATTTTAATTTTGTCAAGTGTAATGGTAGTATATCCTCCAAGTTCTACTTTTAATATTAAACCAGGTAATCCCCAGTATACACTTGGCCCGTCATTAACCGGTATTTCTTCACAATACCAAGCAGTAACAGGGAATAAGTTTTTTGTCGTCGTTGCTTTTTTGCAAGTAAATCCATTTATAACAATAGTCTCATCTTCAATGATCCACTCATAATCAATAAGCTGTTCTTTAGCGCTAAAATCTTTCTTAGCGATAGTATATTCCATCTGTAATACTTTACTTTTTAAATCTTTAAATGTTATATCAGTAGTTGGTAATCTAATTTCTTTGTAGGTTACAAATTTTAACCCACCCTGTCCAATGTAAGAAGTATCTATAGCTGATTTTTGTGAAGGAATTAATTTGTAAGTAGATTTTTCATTAGCATAAGAGTAAGCAAATGTTTTTGGTTTAATAACCTCAGAAATGCCTTCACTTGCCGATCCAAACGCTTTAATTGCAGCGCTTGTGTAAATTGCCTCTATACTTTGGCTATAGTTTTGTGTAGCGATAAAGAATAAAAGCAAAAAAATATTTTTCATAAATCTTAGTTTTAGTGAACCAAATATAAATCTAAGTAAAAAAAAATATAAACAAGAAAAAACCTGTTTTATTTTTAAAATGTTTATCAGTATCCACAACTTTCAGGTGTTTATAACGTAACTACTATTTGTGTCAAGAAAAGAGAATTACAAACAATTAATTTAAAAGGAATGAGCCCGATACAATATCGAGCTCATCATTATCAAATTTAATTATAAATTCGTCCAAACTTTTAGGTGCAGTCTATTGCTTGTAGCGTTTTTTCTGTTTTATCAATGTATGTTTACAATGGATTATTTACCTTTTAATAATTGTTCTAAGTATTCAACTTTTTCTTTTTCAGCCAAAACCAAACGTTCGTAAAGTTCGACTACTTTATCGAGGGGATTGAATGTGCAATTATGATTTACTGTTGGTCCGCTATGTATAAGAGAACCTTCATAGTTATTTTGAATATTATTTAAAACCACTTCGTCGCTATAATTTTTAATTGCTTCTGTTGATACACCTAATACTTCAGCAATTGCTTGTAGTTTTTCATCATCTACAAACTCGCTTCCTTCAATATTAGAAACAGATTGCTGTGTTGTACCAATTGCTATTGCAAGTGCTTCTTGTTTCATCCCTCTAAGCTCTCTGATTCGGCTTATATTTCTTCCAATATGTTTTGGTTTTGTTGCTGTGCTCATAGTTCAAAGATATTTAAAATTTTTGAGAAATTACGTGTGTTGTAAAACACAAGCTTGTATTTGTGAGATACAATTTTGAATGTTTCGGTACAATATAATCTATTGTTTAATTGCGATGTGCTAAACAAAAATACAATTTTTCGCACAACTAACATTTAAAAACTAAAATTATGAAGATTCTAGAAAAAGCTAACATAAAACAGTTTTTTTCTCAGAAGCTTGCATTACCCAAACTTGTCATTCTTCTGACGAAGGAAGAATCCCATTTAGTAGCTCGACAATCTTGAAATACTTTGCGTTAGTTTCTTGCGGAGATTCTTCCATCGTCAGAAGTACAAGATTGTGGTTAAAAAAATTTCGAACAAAAGTAATGCTTACTACTCCACAGGTTTTCTTATTGATTCTACATAATCGTAACCCTGATTGTAGTGGAAAGCAGTTTGAAATAAAAAAAAGTATTTCTTGACTAAAAACAGCGACCAACGGAAGCTCGTTTTTGATCATTAAAAATGCTTTTTTTATGAAAACTCTTGTAACGTAAAGCAGGATTAGTTACAAAAAAAAAAGCTCCGATTTCTCGAAGCTTTCTATTTATGCGTTTTCTTTGTTTTTAACAACTAGTCTAAAACCTTCACCGTGAATGTTAAGAATCTCAACATTTTCGTCTGGTTTAAGATACTTTCTAAGTTTGGCGATATATACATCCATACTTCTTGAAGTAAAGTAATTATCATCTCTCCAGATTTTTGTTAAAGCCAATTCTCTTGGCATTAAGTCATTTTCATGAAGGATTAACATTTTCAATAATTCGTTTTCTTTTGGAGATAACTTTATTGGCTCTTCATTTTCAAAAGTTAAAAATCTAAGTTTTGAATTTAAATGAAATTTACCAATGTTAAACTCAAATTGAACTTGTTCTGATTTTGTATCAGATGATTTTCTTTGAATAATCGCTTTGATTTTCATAAGTAATACTTCTGAATCAAACGGTTTGTTCAAATAATCATCTGCACCTGCTTTATACCCTTTTAACACATCCTCTTTCATTGATTTTGCAGTTAAAAAGATAATAGGCACTTCGCTATTTTTCTCTCTGATTTCTTTTGCTAATGTATATCCGTCCTTATATGGCATCATGACATCAAGAATACATAAATCGTATACGTCTTTCTTGAATTTCTCGAAGCCTTCCATTCCGTTTTTTGCTAATGTT
The nucleotide sequence above comes from Flavobacterium branchiarum. Encoded proteins:
- a CDS encoding GLPGLI family protein, with amino-acid sequence MKNIFLLLFFIATQNYSQSIEAIYTSAAIKAFGSASEGISEVIKPKTFAYSYANEKSTYKLIPSQKSAIDTSYIGQGGLKFVTYKEIRLPTTDITFKDLKSKVLQMEYTIAKKDFSAKEQLIDYEWIIEDETIVINGFTCKKATTTKNLFPVTAWYCEEIPVNDGPSVYWGLPGLILKVELGGYTTITLDKIKISKENLEIEEPKINDTQFSVRGLYKNVKGYLDSISPTTKYK
- a CDS encoding helix-turn-helix domain-containing protein, translated to MSTATKPKHIGRNISRIRELRGMKQEALAIAIGTTQQSVSNIEGSEFVDDEKLQAIAEVLGVSTEAIKNYSDEVVLNNIQNNYEGSLIHSGPTVNHNCTFNPLDKVVELYERLVLAEKEKVEYLEQLLKGK
- a CDS encoding response regulator transcription factor → MENINKRILLVEDDLNFGAVLKDYLMLNDFEVTLAKNGMEGFEKFKKDVYDLCILDVMMPYKDGYTLAKEIREKNSEVPIIFLTAKSMKEDVLKGYKAGADDYLNKPFDSEVLLMKIKAIIQRKSSDTKSEQVQFEFNIGKFHLNSKLRFLTFENEEPIKLSPKENELLKMLILHENDLMPRELALTKIWRDDNYFTSRSMDVYIAKLRKYLKPDENVEILNIHGEGFRLVVKNKENA